From the genome of Impatiens glandulifera chromosome 9, dImpGla2.1, whole genome shotgun sequence, one region includes:
- the LOC124916453 gene encoding sulfated surface glycoprotein 185 has product MMMMMKSKAALLSSTEAAAAAAIINNSTTKKKTSATYKLIINHQRSKPTLLLYHQYQSRVPALVHYNQSQSQSYPPDFPTHVPEPDIIPPEVPDPPQTPNIPEFDLPPSVPTPPDFPGPPTPSPPVPEAPTTLPPQGPPDVLPPHPPEVGPSHIIF; this is encoded by the coding sequence atgatgatgatgatgaaatcCAAGGCGGCGTTGCTATCTTCAAcagaagcagcagcagcagcagctatAATCAACAATTCGACCACAAAAAAGAAGACAAGTGCAACTTATAAACTGATCATCAACCACCAACGATCCAAGCCGACTCTGCTCCTCTATCATCAATATCAGTCTAGGGTGCCTGCTTTAGTTCATTATAACCAATCCCAATCCCAATCCTATCCGCCGGACTTTCCTACCCATGTGCCTGAACCTGATATCATCCCACCGGAGGTGCCTGATCCTCCTCAGACACCGAATATCCCCGAATTTGATCTTCCCCCTTCAGTACCGACGCCGCCAGACTTTCCGGGTCCACCAACTCCGTCGCCACCTGTCCCCGAGGCCCCTACTACTCTGCCTCCACAGGGTCCGCCGGATGTTCTTCCACCGCATCCGCCGGAAGTGGGACCTTCGCATATTATATTCTAA